In Crinalium epipsammum PCC 9333, the genomic window GTAGCCATGCAATTTTACTGATGTGTCCAAACTTTTCTAAAACGTAGTGTTGTCCGTAAAGTATTTGTCTAACAATGGATTCACCACTAATTATATTTAATTCTGGTTCTATCCACATCCCGCCAACAATTTCCCAACGTCCTTGATTAACTTGTTGTTGAATAGCAGTAAATAAGTCGGGACGATGTTGTTCTATCCAAGCATATAAAGCTGGGGTGGAATGGCAAAATGTAAGCTCAGGAAATTGTTGTTGTAGTTTAAGAACTGATTCAAAAGTGCGCTGGGCTGCTTCCCAAGTTTCGTCAATAGACCATAACCAAGCCATGTCTAAATGGGCATGACCTAATAATGATATTTTTGGTGGAAATCCCCCCCCTCGCCCCCCCTTATTAAGGGTGGGAATTGGAGAAGGGTAACCCCACCCCCCTGCCCCCTCTCCGTTAACAGGGAGAGGGGGAAAGAAAGAGTATATTTGTGATTTAATTAGGTTTTGGCGGAGGGTAGTTAGAGAATTTTCAAATGTAAGAATATCATCTGGTAATGCAGTCCAAGTGATCTCAGTAAGATTTGCGGCTAATGTTGTTAATTGTTCTGGTGCAAAAGTTTCTATATATTTATGTAATACGGCTAACTCGTCAGCAATAAAGCCAGGTTCGAGGCGATTATTATTAGTAGATTCGTAGACGCATAATGATTTTACTAACGCACCATGATCATGACTTGGGCTGACTAGGCGCAATGCGACTGTAATTTCTTCACCTGGGGTTACTGAAGAACTGAGTAATACTCTGGTTGAACAGTCAAATAAATCGCCTTCTTGTACTAATTGACCATTAATATAAATCTGCGCTGAGTCTGCCCACCAAATTAAAACTAATCTTAATGCTAACCCTGCTATAGGATAGCCGTTTAAATTTTGGGGGATAACAAATTTTTGACTTAACCATAAAACCTTACCAGCAGCCCAAGCAATATGTCCTCTAGCATTCAACTCAACAGTTTGCCACTCTAATAAGTTAGGCTGGGTAGCATCAGATATGGGTAAATCCGTCAAGTGCGATACGTTGCTTCGCAACACGCTGCGCGATCGCCAATTACTTTGCACATTTACCTGACTCAACTGGCGTAGTTGCTCAATTGCGTTAATTATTTGAGAATTTTCTACTAAAGGGATGGCGGGATTTGTCATCTTTTCGTTTAAGATCAGGGCTAATAATATTTTGAGTTTTTACTGGTTGGCTGGAATTTAAGTACTGGCAACCAACAATCAAATACTTACTACTATGTCATCTTCCACAGGCCCCTATCAAAGCAAATTTTTAAATTTCCTTAACCGTCAAACCAACCGCTTGAAAGATCAGTGCAATCGTGCGGTTAGGGTTGTCAAAGTGGCTACAGTTTGGGGAGTCCAAGTTGTCCTTTATCCAATTTATCTGGCTGTTCAAACTGCCAGATTCGCTGGGCATCAGTTGCAGCAAGCAACACAATATACATGGCTGCAATTGCAAGGGGCAAAACCATCTCAAGTTGAAACTCCTCCCCCAACAGATACCCCAATTCAGCGAGTGTTAAATTTGCTGGAGGCAGAGGTAGAATTTGACCAAATTAGCTTGGTTATTCCTCCGTCAGAGGTTTTGGTAAAAAATAGTAGTGATTCATCTATATCTATATATAAAGATAAAACTCAGAGTTTGGAGACTACCCCACCCCCTAACAGGATTCCCGTCAACGGGGAGGGGGGACAGGAGTTAAGTTTAGCGGAAATACCAAATAGTTCAATATCACCGCTACCTTCTGCTGTATCTGATCAGGATTTGATAGCAACATCTGATACACAATTGCAGAAAGTTAGGAAGGTAATTAGTGGTGTTGCTTCGTTATTAACAACACGCAAGTTAGTGTTAGTAACTGTTGATTATCACACTTTAGATATTCTCACACCGGAACAGCAGCAGAAACTTCAGCAACGTATTAGCTTAGAAATTGCTGATTACTGGCGGGTTACAAAGTTAGTACAGGGGAGAGTGCGAAAATTTACTGGAAGTGTGCCAATATCTCCAGAAGAGCGATCGCGCTTTTTACCCCCAGTCAGACTATTCTGGTTATTAATGGCTTGGGTGCAATTTAGTCCAGTAGCCCTTGCAGCTAATCTTTTCAAAGAATCAAGCTTAATTACAAGTCAAAATTCCCAGTTAAGTAATCGAGAATTAGAATCAAGCATTAATCCGACTTTAATAGCAGGTTCAGAAAATCCATCTTTGATTTTTCCAGAACAGAAAAACACAAAATTACTGCGTTTACAAAAGTCTTTAACAAAAGATCAACAAGTCGCTAAAATTGAAGCCAACCCATTACAACCTGTATCGGAACTAACAAATAGTATTACTCAGGGTACTCAAACACTATTACAACGGTTACAGGGAAAAAATAATCCCGCTACCCAGCAAGAAACATCATCAGAAGCAGCAACGACAAGCGACAATTCAACCACTAATAATGGGGTTGATGCTGTAATACGCGCTGCAATTGACTACTTTTTTGGTCAACGTAGTGGCGAATTACCATCTAATGCTGAGGACAGTGTATCCTCATCTGCTACTAATTTATCAGGAATGCGATCGCAGCAAGTAATCCCAGGTGATATAAGCAACACCAATAAATTATCAGGAAAACCATCTCCTACCTTACCCTCAACAAAGGAAGAAGATCCTTGGTTAAGTTGGGGAGATATATTCCCTAGTAAAGCTACACCGAAGGTAAACAAACAATCTCAAGCAGTTGATTCAACAGTAAAAATACTTACTGGCAATCAAAAAGCGCAGTTACCAAGTAGCACAGAAATTCCTACTGGCAATTCTATTACTAGAGTAATCAAGCGTTACCTCAAACCAAAACCAAATAATTTACAGCCTACTCCAGCCGCAGTTAATTCTCGCTTAGTAGAAAATTCTAGCACTAGCAATGTTGCCCGATCAGTAAAAACTTCTGCCAAAGTTTCTATTTCAGAAGAAAGTACTACTGCAACTAACACTGCACCACAAAAAGCAGAGGTTAAATATACACCAGATTGGATAGAAACACAAGCTACTCCAGTTGGCTATGTAAAACATCCTTTAGAGACATTACTGGGATGGTTAGACAAGGCTATGCTTTGGTTTGAGCAGCAACTAATTAAAGCTTGGCAGTCAATCTCTAAGTAAGATTATTTCGTGGATAAAATATATTTAGGGTGGGGAGGCATGAGTCTCAACAGTCCAAATAATTAAGTTATACATTTACGTATACATGATCGTATACATCGCTTTGTCATACTAGATTTAAGAGGTTAAAAACCTACTGCTTATACAGTTGCTCTATTGCTTTACCAATTATTCCTTAAACTTTTCCCCTGAATCTAGGCATTAATGCTGGATTCAGGGGTTTTAACATTTTTATTTACGAGTCATTTCAAACAATTGTTGGGCGTTTGCTCCTTTAAAACCTTGAAAGAGGACTTTTTCGCCAGGGGTTACTTCAACTAAAGCACGTTCAGCAATTTCATAATAGGCGTAAGTCCAAGGAATACTAACTTCTTGCTTGCTGGTATCATCTATAACAGTTACCCCTTCTTGAACAGCTTGCGTTGCTGTCTGACGTAAACCGCTTTTTAAATCACCTTCAATTTCAGCTTTCATCGGTACGCTTCTATCAGTTAGACCTTTAACTGTAGTTTCAATATCGGGATAAAGGGGAGTATTTTGACGGTTGATGTAACCTGTAAAGTGATTAACAGCGTAACCGTGCAGCAATACCCATGCTCCATATTGACTTACAGGATTTACTGTTTCGACAACAGATTTAAATGGAGCATTCCAAGGGCGTGTATATATAAGTTGTAGTTCCTCAGTTAGTTGTTCTGCTTCTAATTCAGTGTCAGCTAGTTTTATACGCTCTACTAATGTTTCTACATCGGCTAATTTTACGGAATTAACTGTTTGATATATTAGTTGTGCGATCGCATCCGGTAATTGCTCTACAATTAGCTCACTAATAAATAATTTTGGTAAATCTAAAGCATCTTGTTCAGGATGCTGATAGTGGCGGGCGTAAAGCTTTTGATCGGGAAAGGTATATTCAGAAGCAGCATGATAACCTAAAGCTTCAGCAATTTTTCCTAAATAATCAATTCCCAGGTTTTTAGTTCCTTGGGAAGTATCGACATTCAACCGTAGAGAACGAAAGGCAATATGATCGTTAGCTACAGTTCCCCCTGCTGTGACAATCATTTGTTGATATATTTGGGCATAATTTACTCTGTAGATGTAGTTTTTCCAGAGTTTGTTCCAGAGTTTAAGGGCAATTTGTGAGGGGTTCATAGGTGGATTTTTTAACGCCAAGGATCGCAAAGGTTAGCGCAAAGGTCGCAAAGGTTAGCAATGATTTTATCTGTGTGCATCTGTGTTTATCTGTGCTACATCTGTGGTTAATTATCGAAAATTTTGCTGTCGCGATAAATCTAATATACAAACTAGATCAAGGTTGATTTTTTAACAAGTCTGTGAGAATCTTGAGAGCAATTTGAATTTGATCGCTATCAATAACTAAGGGTGGGCAAAAACGAATTGCAGCTTTACCGCAACCAAGTAATAATAAACCCTGATAAAATGCTTGATCGACTATGCGATCGCGTAACCCTGGATCTAAGTTACCATTAGCATCAAGTAAATCAACTGCTACCATTAAACCTTTACCTCGTGGTAGGGAAATGCAATTAAATTGTTGTGCAAGCTTAGTTAAACCAGCTTGTAATAGTTCTCCCATTTGATGAGAATTTTCTATTAAACTATCTTCTAATAGTCGCAATGTGACATTAGCTGCGGCGCAAGCAACTGGATTACCGCCAAAGGTTGTAGCATGGGAACCAGGCTGCCATGTCATTATTTCTGAGCGCGATAAAATTGCGCCTAAAGGTAAACCACTAGCGATACCTTTAGCAAGGGTAATGATATCAGGCATGACATCCCAATGTTGAATGGCAAACAAGCGACCTGTACGACCCATGCCTGATTGCACTTCATCAACTATCATTAAAATGCCGTAGCGATCGCAAATTCCCCGAATGCGTTCTAAAAAACCATTTTCTGGGACAATATAACCACCTTCTCCTTGTATTGCTTCGACAAAAATAGCAGCAACTTCTTGTGGTGGTAGTATTGTATTAAATAATTTTTGTTCTAAATAATCT contains:
- a CDS encoding DUF1338 domain-containing protein yields the protein MNPSQIALKLWNKLWKNYIYRVNYAQIYQQMIVTAGGTVANDHIAFRSLRLNVDTSQGTKNLGIDYLGKIAEALGYHAASEYTFPDQKLYARHYQHPEQDALDLPKLFISELIVEQLPDAIAQLIYQTVNSVKLADVETLVERIKLADTELEAEQLTEELQLIYTRPWNAPFKSVVETVNPVSQYGAWVLLHGYAVNHFTGYINRQNTPLYPDIETTVKGLTDRSVPMKAEIEGDLKSGLRQTATQAVQEGVTVIDDTSKQEVSIPWTYAYYEIAERALVEVTPGEKVLFQGFKGANAQQLFEMTRK
- a CDS encoding acetyl ornithine aminotransferase family protein, whose product is MLNIPTNGSLPLTPSLVTPLPGAKAKAIVERDRTVTSPSYTRSYPLVAARGEGCMIEDVDGNVFLDLTAGIAVNNTGHAHPEVVKAIQQQAANLLHMSGTDFYYEPMVELAEKLAKRAPFPNQARVFFTNSGAESNEGAIKLARYYTKRSHLIAFLGAFHGRTYGAMSLTGSKVVQRKQFAPLLPGVTHIPYGTHESLDYLEQKLFNTILPPQEVAAIFVEAIQGEGGYIVPENGFLERIRGICDRYGILMIVDEVQSGMGRTGRLFAIQHWDVMPDIITLAKGIASGLPLGAILSRSEIMTWQPGSHATTFGGNPVACAAANVTLRLLEDSLIENSHQMGELLQAGLTKLAQQFNCISLPRGKGLMVAVDLLDANGNLDPGLRDRIVDQAFYQGLLLLGCGKAAIRFCPPLVIDSDQIQIALKILTDLLKNQP